A genomic window from Panthera tigris isolate Pti1 chromosome B4, P.tigris_Pti1_mat1.1, whole genome shotgun sequence includes:
- the CCDC65 gene encoding dynein regulatory complex subunit 2: MSKKGKKAKMPLSDEEQLLLFQQKLLAEEEMAKKKERLLSQFLKDKLAKEEHNSALNLYKINTQWRTVLREVKTRELHKDIEILSQTFERVVDCKDSVIKSLATDLSEAEEQYAHALRSHLHSIDQLLALQRSRLNLLEESYNMELEALTKEFETERKTIIDQHEKEIHYLQDVFMAMEQNYIDSEYESKLEFQSMWDDLKNKNLEEKHFLRLHLENTVEDLWRRFQDALKNYTDATEDQKIAFETLKVKDERSSKEIEAQMKKIQKLQDSIIILRGKIMVHSHENEDRNQYIRKDKELVLAQLRKLKAQRSHAREISQENLVKLTLESNATLKALRKIVDKGEKILKLAEICRKFETEEEKVLPFYSSVLTPKEQAEIEEIYREELTEELSKVIVNYTGMENFWKRYNKVKLEQLSLQQRRAQLLEINGKLREMLKQYLDGISVSDEVLSQLNPLFIVNHRSNLPQPLSTPTTQPGDKQPPTTYNIIEAAHVISHIL; the protein is encoded by the exons ATGTCTAAGAAAGGCAAAAAGGCCAAGATGCCCCTGTCGGATGAGGAACAGTTGCTTCTGTTTCAGCAGAAGTTGCTGGCAGAGGAGGAGATGGccaagaagaaagagaggctCCTGAGCCAGTTCTTGAAG GACAAGCTGGCCAAGGAGGAGCACAACAGTGCTCTGAACCTTTACAAGATTAACACACAGTGGAGAACTGTCCTTAGGGAAGTCAAGACCAGAGAGCTGCATAAGGACATTGAAATCCTCAGCCAAACGTTTGAACGAGTGGTGGACTGCAAGGACAGTGTCATCAAG TCTTTAGCCACGGACCTGTCAGAAGCTGAGGAGCAGTACGCCCATGCCCTGCGCAGCCACCTGCACAGCATCGATCAGCTTTTAGCCCTGCAGAGAAGCCGGCTCAACCTCCTAGAGGAAAGTTACAACATGGAGCTGGAGGCCCTAACCAAAGAGTTTGAGACAGAAAG GAAGACAATTATTGACCAGCATGAAAAAGAGATTCACTACCTACAAGATGTCTTCATGGCCATGGAGCAGAACTATATAGATTCTGAGTATGAAAGTAAGCTGGAGTTTCAGAGCATGTGGGATGATCTCAAAAACAAG AATTTAGAAGAGAAGCATTTTCTAAGACTGCACCTGGAGAATACAGTAGAAGATCTGTGGAGAAGGTTCCAGGATGCACTCAAGAATTATACTGATGCCACAGAGGATCAAAAGATTGCCTTTGAGACTCTGAAGGTGAAAGATGAAAGAAGCTCCAAAGAGATTGaagcacagatgaaaaaaatacagaaattacaG GActccataattattttaagaggCAAGATCATGGTGCACAGCCATGAGAATGAAGACCGGAACCAGTACATTCGTAAGGACAAGGAGCTGGTCCTTGCACAACTGCGAAAACTTAAGGCCCAAAGGAGTCACGCCCGGGAAATATCACAGGAAAACTTGGTCAAACTTACTTTGGAAAGTAATGCCACCCTCAAGGCCCTGAGAAAGATTGTTGATAAG GGTGAAAAGATCCTGAAACTTGCTGAAATATGTAGGAAATttgaaacagaggaagaaaaagtgcTACCTTTCTATTCGTCAGTATTGACTCCCAAGGAGCAGGCGGAGATAGAAGAAATTTACCGAGAGGAGCTTACTGAGGAGCTCTCAAAG GTGATCGTGAACTATACAGGGATGGAGAATTTCTGGAAAAGGTACAACAAAGTAAAACTGGAACAACTGAGCCTCCAGCAGAGACGCGCCCAGTTGTTAGAAATCAACGGCAAGTTGCGAGAGATGCTGAAGCAGTACTTGGATGGCATCTCGGTGAGTGATGAAGTGCTGAGCCAGCTCAACCCACTCTTTATCGTCAACCATCGAAGCAACTTACCCCAGCCGTTGTCCACACCGACCACCCAGCCAGGTGACAAGCAACCTCCAACCACTTACAACATCATTGAGGCAGCCCACGTGATCTCCCATATCCTGTGA